Proteins found in one Lycium ferocissimum isolate CSIRO_LF1 chromosome 6, AGI_CSIRO_Lferr_CH_V1, whole genome shotgun sequence genomic segment:
- the LOC132059081 gene encoding thioredoxin-like 3-2, chloroplastic isoform X1 yields MSSSIKFSPVIQQLLHPRKSNPSSISTLKVPRLLLLPPISLNCSKIHLDFRVRAEILENQENLNDDSPASVELQPVCSEPEFDRVIADAQQLDESVVILWKASWCRKCIYLKPKLERLAADYFPRTRFYSVDVNNVPHKLVVRAGITKMPTIQLWRDGKKQAEIIGGHKAYVVVSEVRDMIENQDNL; encoded by the exons ATGTCTAGCTCTATAAAATTCTCTCCTGTCATTCAACAACTATTACACCCAAGAAAATCAAACCCATCTTCCATTTCAACCCTCAAAGTTCCAAGATTGCTACTTTTACCCCCAATTTCTTTAAATTGTTCAAAAATTCACTTGGACTTTAGAGTAAGAGCTGAGATtttggaaaatcaagaaaatcttaATGATGATTCACCTGCTTCAGTTGAACTGCAACCCGTTTGTAGTGAACCCGAATTTGATCGGGTCATTGCTGATGCACAACAACTTGATGAATCTGTTGTAATTTTATG GAAGGCAAGCTGGTGCCGCAAATGCATATACTTGAAACCAAAATTGGAAAGATTGGCTGCTGACTACTTCCCAAG AACACGCTTTTACTCTGTTGATGTCAATAATGTTCCACACAAGCTTGTGGTTCGCGCAGGAATAACT AAAATGCCGACTATACAG TTATGGAGGGATGGAAAGAAACAGGCGGAAATAATTGGAGGCCACAAAGCATATGTAGTTGTTAGTGAGGTCCGCGATATGATTGAAAATCAAGATAATTTGTGA
- the LOC132059081 gene encoding thioredoxin-like 3-2, chloroplastic isoform X2 — protein MSSSIKFSPVIQQLLHPRKSNPSSISTLKVPRLLLLPPISLNCSKIHLDFRVRAEILENQENLNDDSPASVELQPVCSEPEFDRVIADAQQLDESVVILWKASWCRKCIYLKPKLERLAADYFPRTRFYSVDVNNVPHKLVVRAGITLWRDGKKQAEIIGGHKAYVVVSEVRDMIENQDNL, from the exons ATGTCTAGCTCTATAAAATTCTCTCCTGTCATTCAACAACTATTACACCCAAGAAAATCAAACCCATCTTCCATTTCAACCCTCAAAGTTCCAAGATTGCTACTTTTACCCCCAATTTCTTTAAATTGTTCAAAAATTCACTTGGACTTTAGAGTAAGAGCTGAGATtttggaaaatcaagaaaatcttaATGATGATTCACCTGCTTCAGTTGAACTGCAACCCGTTTGTAGTGAACCCGAATTTGATCGGGTCATTGCTGATGCACAACAACTTGATGAATCTGTTGTAATTTTATG GAAGGCAAGCTGGTGCCGCAAATGCATATACTTGAAACCAAAATTGGAAAGATTGGCTGCTGACTACTTCCCAAG AACACGCTTTTACTCTGTTGATGTCAATAATGTTCCACACAAGCTTGTGGTTCGCGCAGGAATAACT TTATGGAGGGATGGAAAGAAACAGGCGGAAATAATTGGAGGCCACAAAGCATATGTAGTTGTTAGTGAGGTCCGCGATATGATTGAAAATCAAGATAATTTGTGA